Proteins encoded together in one Quercus lobata isolate SW786 chromosome 3, ValleyOak3.0 Primary Assembly, whole genome shotgun sequence window:
- the LOC115981805 gene encoding loganic acid O-methyltransferase-like isoform X2, which produces MSNDTNIVPESYPMIGGDGSNSYTKNSYLQAGANSVKAIIDDVIAEKLDVEKQISSSKSAFRIADLGCSVGPNTFIAMQNIIDAVQQKYQSQGFASHMPEFQVFFNDHTSNDFNTLFASLPPERSYFATGVPGSFHGRLFPDFSLDFVHSSFALQWLSKVPEELLNKNSAAWNKGRVHYESAPDEVAQAYTAQFAKDITTFLDGRAKELVVGGLMVLNMPGIPNGIPHSSSVTGLTFDILGHCLMDLAKEGLISEVQVDSFNVPIYVASPKEMTQLVERNGCFSIERMEIIQPWARAGDLSSQAFTMHLRAGMEGIISKHFGTEIIDELFDRYCKKHGEFIGLLESKCNEGNQLFIVLKRI; this is translated from the exons atgagTAACGATACAAACATAGTGCCTGAATCTTATCCCATGATCGGCGGAGATGGCAGTAATAGTTACACCAAAAACTCCTATCTCCAg GCAGGTGCAAATTCTGTGAAGGCAATAATTGATGATGTAATTGCGGAGAAGCTTGATGtagaaaaacaaatttctaGTTCAAAGAGCGCATTCCGCATAGCAGATTTGGGATGTTCAGTTGGGCCAAATACCTTCATTGCTATGCAAAATATAATAGATGCTGTGCAACAAAAGTACCAATCCCAAGGCTTTGCTTCTCATATGCCTGAATTTCAAGTGTTCTTCAATGATCATACATCTAATGATTTTAATACCCTCTTTGCCTCTCTCCCACCAGAAAGGTCATACTTTGCAACTGGAGTGCCAGGGTCTTTCCATGGTCGGCTATTCCCTGATTTCTCTCTCGATTTTGTGCATTCATCTTTTGCACTCCAATGGCTCTCTAAGGTGCCAGAAGAGCTGCTAAATAAGAACTCTGCGGCATGGAACAAGGGGAGGGTTCACTATGAAAGTGCCCCAGACGAAGTAGCTCAAGCTTATACAGCCCAATTTGCTAAGGACATAACAACCTTTTTAGATGGTAGGGCTAAAGAGCTTGTTGTGGGTGGACTAATGGTGCTTAATATGCCAGGAATTCCAAATGGAATTCCTCATTCTAGTTCAGTAACAGGATTGACGTTTGATATCCTGGGACACTGCCTCATGGATCTGGCAAAGGAG GGATTAATTAGTGAAGTTCAGGTGGACTCCTTTAACGTGCCTATTTATGTTGCCTCACCCAAGGAGATGACACAACTGGTGGAAAGAAATGGGTGTTTTAGCATTGAAAGAATGGAGATAATACAACCTTGGGCAAGAGCTGGTGACCTCAGTAGCCAGGCATTCACAATGCACCTAAGAGCTGGCATGGAGGGTATAATAAGCAAACATTTTGGAACTGAGATTATTGATGAACTATTTGATCGATACTGTAAGAAACATGGAGAGTTTATCGGCCTGTTAGAGTCAAAATGCAATGAAGGAAATCAACTGTTTATTGTTTTGAAACGCATATGA
- the LOC115981805 gene encoding loganic acid O-methyltransferase-like isoform X1: MSNDTNIVPESYPMIGGDGSNSYTKNSYLQKAGANSVKAIIDDVIAEKLDVEKQISSSKSAFRIADLGCSVGPNTFIAMQNIIDAVQQKYQSQGFASHMPEFQVFFNDHTSNDFNTLFASLPPERSYFATGVPGSFHGRLFPDFSLDFVHSSFALQWLSKVPEELLNKNSAAWNKGRVHYESAPDEVAQAYTAQFAKDITTFLDGRAKELVVGGLMVLNMPGIPNGIPHSSSVTGLTFDILGHCLMDLAKEGLISEVQVDSFNVPIYVASPKEMTQLVERNGCFSIERMEIIQPWARAGDLSSQAFTMHLRAGMEGIISKHFGTEIIDELFDRYCKKHGEFIGLLESKCNEGNQLFIVLKRI, encoded by the exons atgagTAACGATACAAACATAGTGCCTGAATCTTATCCCATGATCGGCGGAGATGGCAGTAATAGTTACACCAAAAACTCCTATCTCCAg AAGGCAGGTGCAAATTCTGTGAAGGCAATAATTGATGATGTAATTGCGGAGAAGCTTGATGtagaaaaacaaatttctaGTTCAAAGAGCGCATTCCGCATAGCAGATTTGGGATGTTCAGTTGGGCCAAATACCTTCATTGCTATGCAAAATATAATAGATGCTGTGCAACAAAAGTACCAATCCCAAGGCTTTGCTTCTCATATGCCTGAATTTCAAGTGTTCTTCAATGATCATACATCTAATGATTTTAATACCCTCTTTGCCTCTCTCCCACCAGAAAGGTCATACTTTGCAACTGGAGTGCCAGGGTCTTTCCATGGTCGGCTATTCCCTGATTTCTCTCTCGATTTTGTGCATTCATCTTTTGCACTCCAATGGCTCTCTAAGGTGCCAGAAGAGCTGCTAAATAAGAACTCTGCGGCATGGAACAAGGGGAGGGTTCACTATGAAAGTGCCCCAGACGAAGTAGCTCAAGCTTATACAGCCCAATTTGCTAAGGACATAACAACCTTTTTAGATGGTAGGGCTAAAGAGCTTGTTGTGGGTGGACTAATGGTGCTTAATATGCCAGGAATTCCAAATGGAATTCCTCATTCTAGTTCAGTAACAGGATTGACGTTTGATATCCTGGGACACTGCCTCATGGATCTGGCAAAGGAG GGATTAATTAGTGAAGTTCAGGTGGACTCCTTTAACGTGCCTATTTATGTTGCCTCACCCAAGGAGATGACACAACTGGTGGAAAGAAATGGGTGTTTTAGCATTGAAAGAATGGAGATAATACAACCTTGGGCAAGAGCTGGTGACCTCAGTAGCCAGGCATTCACAATGCACCTAAGAGCTGGCATGGAGGGTATAATAAGCAAACATTTTGGAACTGAGATTATTGATGAACTATTTGATCGATACTGTAAGAAACATGGAGAGTTTATCGGCCTGTTAGAGTCAAAATGCAATGAAGGAAATCAACTGTTTATTGTTTTGAAACGCATATGA